In Actinoplanes sp. NBC_00393, a single genomic region encodes these proteins:
- a CDS encoding branched-chain amino acid ABC transporter substrate-binding protein, protein MRQVLARAIGGVAIIGLLAGSAACNKDTSSDTATGSNCGYKLAFFGALTGPAANLGVNISQGFELAITQFNEKKGSTCIEVVKFDSQGAAEVAPGVARSLVADKKIIGIVGPAFSGESEAADPIFEEAGIPTISPSATRVSLSTKGWKTFHRAVANDDAQGPAAAAYIKDTLKAEKVFVADDQSAYGAGLADVVKQKLGATVVASDKTEGDGKQTDFSALVQKVVSSGATALFYGGYYANAGLIRKQLTTAGWKGTLLGGDGMKDPGLAKAAGNAAAAGTVVTCPCSPAEAAGEEFNNAFKTKWGVPAGTYSDVAYDAANVFLQGIEAGNTTTEKLNEYLSTVNYKGIANTYKWTATGELDPTLIKVWAFKFDDAGVDKADVEIKVS, encoded by the coding sequence TTGAGGCAGGTTCTCGCACGAGCGATCGGCGGAGTGGCCATCATCGGGCTGCTGGCCGGTTCGGCAGCTTGTAATAAGGATACGAGCAGCGATACGGCGACGGGTTCGAACTGCGGCTACAAGCTTGCGTTCTTCGGCGCGCTCACTGGCCCGGCGGCCAACCTGGGTGTCAACATCTCGCAGGGCTTCGAGCTCGCGATCACCCAGTTCAACGAGAAGAAGGGGTCGACCTGTATCGAGGTCGTCAAGTTCGACTCGCAGGGCGCAGCCGAGGTGGCTCCGGGTGTGGCCCGTAGCCTGGTGGCGGACAAGAAGATCATCGGCATCGTCGGCCCGGCGTTCTCGGGTGAGTCCGAGGCGGCCGACCCGATCTTCGAAGAGGCCGGTATCCCGACGATTTCCCCGTCGGCGACCCGCGTCTCGCTGTCTACGAAGGGGTGGAAGACCTTCCACCGCGCAGTGGCGAACGATGACGCGCAGGGCCCGGCCGCGGCCGCGTACATCAAGGACACCCTGAAGGCCGAGAAGGTCTTCGTCGCCGACGACCAGTCCGCCTACGGCGCCGGTCTCGCCGACGTCGTCAAGCAGAAGCTGGGCGCCACGGTGGTGGCCAGTGACAAGACCGAGGGTGACGGCAAGCAGACCGACTTCTCCGCCCTGGTGCAGAAGGTCGTGTCCAGCGGCGCGACCGCCCTGTTCTACGGCGGCTACTACGCCAACGCGGGTCTGATCCGCAAGCAGCTGACCACCGCCGGGTGGAAGGGCACCCTGCTGGGCGGCGACGGCATGAAGGACCCGGGTCTGGCCAAGGCGGCCGGTAACGCCGCTGCCGCCGGCACCGTGGTGACCTGCCCCTGCTCGCCGGCCGAGGCCGCGGGCGAGGAGTTCAACAACGCGTTCAAGACCAAGTGGGGCGTCCCGGCGGGTACCTACTCCGACGTCGCCTACGACGCGGCGAACGTCTTCCTGCAGGGCATCGAGGCGGGCAACACGACGACTGAGAAGCTCAACGAGTACCTCTCGACCGTCAACTACAAGGGTATCGCCAACACGTACAAGTGGACCGCCACGGGTGAGCTCGACCCCACTCTGATCAAGGTGTGGGCGTTCAAGTTCGACGACGCGGGCGTGGACAAGGCGGACGTGGAGATCAAGGTTTCCTGA
- a CDS encoding branched-chain amino acid ABC transporter permease, with translation MNFSGLIQDFGPLTIAGLTQGAIIALFALGYTLVYGVLRLINFAHSEVFLVGTYACLIVWGFFGLDQNSPTPGVGAVIGYLLIGVVAAILISGVTAIGVELVAYRPLRRRNAPPLAFLITAIGASLFISEVVGVLTHRAQKGVPPLIQPRDVLVIGNMHITNLQILIIVTALVMMFVLDQFINRSRLGRGIRAVAQNPDAAALMGVNKSRVILLVFLLGGMMAGIAAIMFDLKIGITRFDVGFHLGIDAFTAAVLGGIGNLRGALLGGLLLGLVQVYAASLLGSEWLKAASFIILVLILLFRPTGLLGESLGRARA, from the coding sequence GTGAATTTTTCCGGTCTGATTCAAGATTTCGGGCCGCTGACGATCGCCGGCCTTACGCAGGGTGCAATCATCGCCCTGTTCGCCTTGGGCTACACCCTCGTCTACGGCGTTCTTCGGCTGATCAACTTCGCCCACTCCGAGGTCTTCCTCGTCGGCACGTACGCATGTCTGATCGTCTGGGGCTTCTTCGGCCTCGACCAGAACTCGCCGACGCCCGGCGTCGGAGCCGTGATCGGCTACCTGCTGATCGGCGTGGTGGCCGCGATCCTGATCTCCGGCGTCACGGCGATCGGTGTGGAGCTGGTGGCGTACCGGCCGCTGCGCCGGCGTAACGCGCCGCCGCTGGCCTTCCTGATCACCGCGATCGGCGCCTCGCTGTTCATCTCCGAGGTCGTCGGCGTTCTCACCCATCGTGCGCAGAAGGGTGTGCCGCCCCTGATCCAGCCGAGGGACGTGCTGGTCATCGGCAACATGCACATCACCAACCTGCAGATCCTGATCATCGTCACCGCGCTGGTGATGATGTTCGTCCTGGACCAGTTCATCAACCGGTCCCGGCTCGGCCGGGGTATCCGTGCGGTGGCGCAGAACCCGGATGCCGCGGCCCTGATGGGCGTCAACAAGTCCCGGGTGATCCTGCTGGTCTTCCTTCTCGGCGGCATGATGGCGGGTATCGCCGCGATCATGTTCGACCTGAAGATCGGTATCACCCGGTTCGACGTAGGCTTCCACCTCGGCATCGATGCGTTCACGGCCGCCGTCCTCGGTGGTATCGGTAACCTTCGCGGTGCGCTGCTGGGTGGCCTGCTGCTCGGTCTGGTGCAGGTCTACGCGGCGAGCCTGCTCGGCTCGGAGTGGCTGAAGGCGGCGTCGTTCATCATCCTGGTGCTGATCCTGCTGTTCCGCCCGACCGGCCTGTTGGGTGAGTCGCTGGGGAGGGCACGAGCATGA
- a CDS encoding branched-chain amino acid ABC transporter permease: MSTAKEKTNGRAVRGLFGRQPVGVRIAVMVLVAVGAYMLPYVGSIPLIGPQIVTQGIDWSSALFNMSYYVLLALGLNVVVGYAGLLDLGYVGFFAVGAYCTALLTSPDSVLKTEWAWLYSIPIALAITMVAGVVLGWPTLRLRGDYLAIVTLGFAEIIRIVATSTDFLRGERGFSSIPHPPGQGTDGKPIFGVADATPYFWLGLTVIILVILGVRNLDRSRVGRSWLAIREDEEAAEIMGVRTFKYKLWAFAIGAFIGALGGTIWAGNQNFINSATFQLQFSILVLAGVVMGGSGNIAGAILGGALISYIPDRLRGIEVNGVDLYEYRFALFGFAIILIMVLRPQGLIPSKRRAMELKDREKEVAPQ; this comes from the coding sequence ATGAGCACGGCCAAGGAGAAGACGAACGGCCGCGCGGTGCGGGGCCTGTTCGGCCGGCAGCCCGTGGGCGTCCGGATCGCCGTCATGGTGCTGGTCGCCGTGGGCGCGTACATGCTGCCCTACGTCGGATCCATCCCGCTGATCGGCCCGCAGATCGTCACGCAGGGCATCGACTGGTCCAGCGCGCTGTTCAACATGTCGTACTACGTTCTGCTGGCTCTCGGCCTGAACGTGGTGGTCGGCTACGCCGGTCTGCTCGACCTCGGATACGTCGGCTTCTTCGCCGTCGGTGCGTACTGCACGGCGCTGCTGACCTCTCCGGACAGCGTCCTGAAGACCGAGTGGGCGTGGCTGTACTCGATCCCGATCGCGCTGGCCATCACCATGGTCGCGGGCGTGGTGCTGGGCTGGCCGACGCTGCGACTACGCGGTGACTATCTGGCGATCGTGACGCTCGGCTTCGCCGAGATCATCCGGATCGTGGCGACGAGCACCGACTTCCTCCGGGGCGAGCGCGGCTTCAGCAGCATCCCGCACCCGCCCGGCCAGGGCACCGACGGCAAGCCGATCTTCGGTGTGGCCGACGCCACGCCGTACTTCTGGCTCGGTCTCACCGTGATCATCCTGGTTATCCTGGGTGTGCGGAACCTGGACCGCAGCCGGGTCGGCCGGTCCTGGCTGGCGATCCGGGAGGACGAGGAAGCCGCCGAGATCATGGGCGTGCGCACCTTCAAGTACAAGCTGTGGGCGTTCGCGATCGGCGCCTTCATCGGTGCGCTGGGTGGCACGATCTGGGCCGGCAACCAGAACTTCATCAACTCGGCGACGTTCCAGCTGCAGTTCTCGATCCTGGTGCTGGCGGGTGTGGTCATGGGTGGTTCCGGCAACATCGCCGGCGCGATCCTCGGCGGCGCCCTGATCTCCTACATCCCGGACCGGCTGCGCGGCATCGAGGTGAACGGCGTCGACCTGTACGAGTACCGGTTCGCGCTCTTCGGCTTCGCCATCATTCTGATCATGGTGCTGCGGCCGCAGGGTCTGATACCGAGCAAGCGGCGGGCGATGGAGCTGAAGGACCGGGAGAAGGAGGTGGCGCCGCAATGA
- a CDS encoding ABC transporter ATP-binding protein — protein MSEPHIETPEELDAANARRSDLPIPTGPESKEEWKPTHPADPDALLEVDDVTLQFGGVIALNGVSFTLRKGEIFGLIGPNGAGKTTCFNAITGVYRPTRGGIRFQGQSIVGKKRHQITTSGIARTFQNVRLFPEMTALENVMVGADAHHKTSVISALFRLPRHWREERSGRARSLELLRFVGIEHRAGEVSRNLSYGEQRRLEIARALATNPTLLCLDEPAAGFNPAEKVDLLNLIKRIRDTGVTVLLIEHDMRLVMGVTDRIVVLEFGKKIAEGTPAEVRDNPAVIAAYLGVPTDAA, from the coding sequence ATGAGCGAGCCGCATATCGAGACTCCGGAGGAGTTGGACGCGGCCAACGCTCGCCGGTCCGACCTGCCGATTCCGACCGGTCCGGAGAGCAAGGAGGAGTGGAAGCCCACTCATCCGGCCGACCCGGACGCCCTGCTCGAGGTCGACGACGTGACGCTGCAGTTCGGCGGCGTGATCGCGCTCAACGGCGTCAGCTTCACGCTGCGCAAGGGCGAGATCTTCGGTCTGATCGGGCCGAACGGCGCCGGCAAGACCACCTGCTTCAACGCCATCACCGGTGTGTACCGGCCGACCAGGGGCGGGATCCGCTTCCAGGGCCAGTCGATCGTCGGCAAGAAGCGGCACCAGATCACCACGTCCGGCATCGCGCGTACGTTCCAGAACGTGCGTCTCTTCCCGGAGATGACCGCGCTGGAGAACGTGATGGTGGGTGCGGACGCCCACCACAAGACCAGCGTGATCAGCGCGCTGTTCCGGCTGCCGCGGCACTGGCGCGAGGAGCGGTCCGGCCGGGCCCGCTCGCTCGAGCTGCTCCGGTTCGTCGGCATCGAGCACCGGGCCGGCGAGGTCAGCCGGAACCTCTCGTACGGTGAACAGCGCCGTCTGGAGATCGCCCGGGCCCTGGCCACGAACCCGACCCTGCTCTGCCTGGACGAGCCGGCCGCCGGCTTCAACCCGGCGGAGAAGGTCGATCTCCTCAACCTGATCAAGAGGATCCGCGACACGGGCGTGACGGTCCTGCTGATCGAGCACGACATGCGTCTCGTGATGGGGGTGACCGACCGGATCGTGGTGCTGGAGTTCGGCAAGAAGATCGCGGAGGGCACGCCCGCCGAGGTGCGCGACAACCCGGCGGTCATCGCCGCTTATCTGGGGGTGCCCACCGATGCTGCTTGA
- a CDS encoding ABC transporter ATP-binding protein, whose protein sequence is MLLELSDITLLYGRIQALHGISLNVAEGEIVALIGANGAGKTTTMKAISGLRPVAKGTVRFDGQDITKMRADLRVIRGVSQSPEGRGVFPGMTVRENLEMGAYTRKNRSEINQDMERAFTLFPRLKEREKQVGGTLSGGEQQMLAVGRALMSRPKLLLLDEPSMGLAPMLIQQIFDIIVEINQQGTTVLLVEQNAQQALSRAHRAYVLETGRIVKEGSGQELLHDPAVKDAYLGVA, encoded by the coding sequence ATGCTGCTTGAGCTGAGCGACATCACCCTGCTCTACGGGCGGATCCAGGCCCTGCACGGGATCAGCCTGAACGTGGCCGAGGGCGAGATCGTGGCGCTGATCGGCGCCAACGGCGCCGGCAAGACGACCACCATGAAGGCGATCTCCGGTCTGCGCCCGGTCGCGAAGGGCACCGTCCGCTTCGACGGCCAGGACATCACGAAGATGCGCGCCGATCTGCGGGTGATCCGCGGTGTCTCCCAGTCGCCCGAGGGCCGGGGTGTCTTCCCCGGCATGACGGTCCGGGAGAACCTCGAGATGGGGGCGTACACCCGGAAGAACCGCTCGGAGATCAACCAGGACATGGAGCGGGCGTTCACCCTCTTCCCCCGGCTCAAGGAGCGGGAGAAGCAGGTCGGCGGCACGCTGTCCGGCGGTGAGCAGCAGATGCTCGCGGTCGGCCGCGCGCTGATGAGCCGGCCGAAGCTGCTCCTGCTCGACGAGCCGTCGATGGGTCTCGCCCCGATGCTGATCCAGCAGATCTTCGACATCATCGTCGAGATCAACCAGCAGGGCACGACCGTGCTGCTGGTGGAACAAAACGCGCAGCAGGCCCTCTCCCGGGCCCACCGCGCGTACGTTCTGGAGACCGGCCGGATCGTCAAGGAAGGCTCCGGCCAGGAACTGCTGCACGACCCCGCGGTGAAGGACGCCTACCTCGGCGTCGCCTGA
- a CDS encoding ABC transporter substrate-binding protein: MFRTTPGRRAILGLAVAAAMTVSLSACAEESGSGSDTPAPATSADTSLADKVPADIKAKGTLVIGSDSTYAPNEFLDADGKTIIGFDVDLFNAVAGKLGLKTEWQTATFDSIIPGVTSGKYDVGVSSFTINEERMKEVNMVSYFSAGTQWAAKAGATVNPDDACGKKIAVQTATVQVDDLTARSKKCTDAGKPAITIDQYQAQSDATNAVVTGKDEAMLADSPIVAYAVKQTNGQLALLGDIYDSAPYGYAVGKDKTEFANVISEAVNAVIADGSYKTALSQWGVEAGSVTTSAVNPKA; encoded by the coding sequence ATGTTCCGCACCACCCCCGGCCGGCGGGCGATCCTCGGCCTGGCCGTCGCGGCGGCGATGACCGTGTCGCTGTCCGCCTGTGCCGAGGAGTCGGGTTCCGGCTCCGACACGCCGGCACCGGCCACCTCCGCCGACACGTCGCTCGCCGACAAGGTCCCGGCCGACATCAAGGCCAAGGGCACCCTGGTGATCGGCAGTGACTCGACGTACGCGCCGAACGAGTTCCTCGACGCCGACGGCAAGACGATCATCGGGTTCGACGTCGACCTGTTCAACGCGGTCGCCGGCAAGCTCGGTCTGAAGACGGAGTGGCAGACCGCCACCTTCGACAGCATCATCCCTGGCGTGACCAGCGGGAAGTACGACGTCGGCGTCTCCTCGTTCACGATCAACGAGGAGCGGATGAAGGAGGTCAACATGGTCTCCTACTTCTCGGCCGGCACCCAGTGGGCGGCCAAGGCCGGCGCCACCGTCAACCCGGACGACGCCTGCGGCAAGAAGATCGCGGTGCAGACCGCCACGGTGCAGGTCGACGACCTGACCGCCCGGTCGAAGAAGTGCACCGACGCCGGCAAGCCGGCGATCACCATCGACCAGTACCAGGCCCAGTCGGACGCCACCAACGCCGTGGTGACCGGCAAGGACGAGGCCATGCTCGCCGACTCGCCGATCGTGGCGTACGCGGTGAAGCAGACCAACGGTCAGCTGGCCCTGCTCGGCGACATCTACGACTCGGCGCCCTACGGCTACGCGGTCGGCAAGGACAAGACCGAGTTCGCCAACGTGATCTCCGAGGCGGTCAACGCGGTGATCGCCGACGGCTCGTACAAGACGGCCCTCTCCCAGTGGGGCGTCGAGGCCGGCTCGGTCACCACCTCCGCGGTGAACCCGAAGGCCTGA
- a CDS encoding amino acid ABC transporter permease, producing the protein MTDQNTTERARPEPIKAVPVRHPGRWVAIVVLAVLTAMFLHMLLTNDGFRWSFIFVSYEEGKNGVMFTGPVLEGLRGTLLLTVFSMLIGVVLGVVVAIMRLSPNKILSSVAWIYTWFFRAAPRLVLAVVFGNLNVLWSRVGFGLPFDKQIGDLFGIDNFNGQFFSIESKDLLAGFVAAMLALGLSEAAYMAEIVRAGIQSIDEGQAEAAVALGMSRGQVLRRIVLPQAMRVIVPPTGNEVIAMLKDTSVVAFVPVTAELFFQLRAVSARTFVVLPVLIAALIWYLIMCSVLMIGQYFLERHFSKGYGAAGRARLRLQTIQAEQGGVGTGGVT; encoded by the coding sequence ATGACGGATCAGAACACAACCGAACGGGCACGGCCTGAGCCGATCAAGGCCGTGCCCGTCCGGCACCCCGGGCGATGGGTCGCCATCGTCGTTCTCGCGGTGCTCACCGCGATGTTCCTGCACATGCTCCTCACCAACGACGGCTTCCGCTGGTCGTTCATCTTCGTCTCGTACGAAGAGGGCAAGAACGGTGTGATGTTCACCGGCCCGGTGCTCGAGGGGCTGCGCGGCACCCTGCTGCTGACGGTCTTCTCGATGCTCATCGGTGTCGTGCTCGGCGTCGTCGTCGCGATCATGCGGCTCTCGCCGAACAAGATCCTCTCGTCGGTGGCGTGGATCTACACCTGGTTCTTCCGGGCCGCGCCGCGCCTCGTTCTCGCCGTGGTCTTCGGCAACCTGAACGTTCTGTGGAGCCGGGTCGGCTTCGGTCTGCCGTTCGACAAGCAGATCGGTGACCTGTTCGGCATCGACAACTTCAACGGCCAGTTCTTCAGCATCGAGTCCAAGGATCTGCTGGCCGGCTTCGTCGCCGCGATGCTCGCGCTCGGCCTGTCCGAGGCCGCGTACATGGCGGAGATCGTCCGGGCCGGCATCCAGTCGATCGACGAGGGCCAGGCCGAGGCCGCGGTGGCGCTCGGCATGTCCCGCGGTCAGGTGCTGCGCCGGATCGTGCTGCCGCAGGCCATGCGGGTGATCGTGCCGCCCACCGGCAACGAGGTCATCGCGATGTTGAAGGACACCTCGGTGGTCGCCTTCGTGCCGGTCACCGCGGAGCTCTTCTTCCAGCTCAGAGCCGTGTCAGCGCGTACCTTCGTGGTGCTTCCGGTCCTGATCGCCGCACTGATCTGGTATTTGATCATGTGCAGCGTCCTGATGATCGGCCAGTACTTCCTGGAGCGGCACTTCAGCAAGGGCTACGGCGCGGCGGGCAGGGCCCGCCTGCGGTTGCAGACCATCCAGGCCGAGCAGGGTGGCGTCGGCACGGGAGGTGTGACATGA
- a CDS encoding amino acid ABC transporter ATP-binding protein, which translates to MTEKSVMVRADNVHKSFGSLEVLKGVDLTVNSGEVACVLGPSGSGKSTFLRCINHLEKINAGRIEVDGDLVGYRERGGKLHEMGERDIARQRQSIGMVFQRFNLFPHMTVLQNVMEAPCRVKRESKSDVRDRSLALLERVGLGAKVENYPGQLSGGQQQRVAIARALAMRPKLMLFDEPTSALDPELVGEVLDVMKDLAREGMTMIVVTHEIGFAREVADSVVFMDGGVVVEQGAPNEVIQNPQQERTKAFLSKVL; encoded by the coding sequence ATGACCGAAAAATCGGTGATGGTACGCGCGGACAACGTCCACAAGTCCTTCGGCTCGCTGGAGGTGCTCAAGGGCGTCGACCTGACCGTCAACAGCGGTGAGGTGGCCTGCGTGCTGGGCCCCTCCGGCTCCGGCAAGTCGACGTTCCTGCGCTGCATCAACCACCTCGAGAAGATCAACGCCGGCCGGATCGAGGTGGACGGCGATCTCGTCGGCTACCGCGAACGCGGCGGGAAGCTGCACGAGATGGGGGAGCGGGACATCGCCCGCCAGCGCCAGTCGATCGGCATGGTGTTCCAGCGGTTCAACCTGTTCCCGCACATGACGGTCCTGCAGAACGTCATGGAGGCGCCGTGCCGGGTCAAGAGGGAGAGCAAGTCCGACGTACGCGACCGCTCGCTCGCACTTCTCGAACGCGTAGGGCTCGGCGCCAAGGTCGAGAACTATCCGGGCCAGCTCTCCGGTGGCCAGCAGCAGCGGGTGGCGATCGCCCGGGCGCTGGCGATGCGGCCCAAGCTGATGCTCTTCGACGAGCCGACCAGCGCGCTCGACCCGGAGCTGGTCGGTGAGGTCCTGGACGTCATGAAGGACCTGGCCAGAGAGGGTATGACCATGATCGTGGTGACCCACGAGATCGGCTTCGCCCGCGAGGTGGCCGACTCGGTCGTCTTCATGGACGGCGGGGTCGTGGTGGAGCAGGGTGCGCCGAACGAGGTCATCCAGAATCCGCAGCAGGAACGCACCAAGGCATTCCTGAGCAAGGTGCTGTAA
- the polA gene encoding DNA polymerase I — protein MSDDAQTPRLLLLDGHSLAYRAYFALPVENFSTQTGQHTNAVFGFTSMLINMLRDEKPTHIVVAFDVSRVSFRTEKYADYKAGRSETPQPFQGQVSLIKEVLEALRIPVVEKPGYEADDVIGTLATQAREAGMEVVISTGDRDAFQLATEHVTILYPVRGVSEVWRMTPEAIEAKYFVPPHRYRDKAALVGETSDNLPGVPGVGDKTAAKWINEFGGLDGIVANVDKIKGKAGENLRAHLANVLRNYEINALVCDLELPLRPEDVRWQGWDREAVHSVFDALEFRVLRERLYSYLEAVEPEAESGFDLDGQVLRSGAVAGWLGEHARLAPVGVAVTGTFGRGTGTLTGIAVATGDGPAAWFDPTALDEADERAVSDWLADPERPKVIHDGKPARLAFQAHGWQLAGVVTDTALAAYLAKPDQRAYDLTDLALRYLKRELRVEEPQSGQLTLDGLGDDQGAVEESVMLRARATLDLADVLTAELSRDGGESQRLLAEVEQPLSVVLAEMERRGIAADTEYLSELEAHFAAEVKAAQQAAHEVVGREFNLGSPKQLQEILFVERGLPKTKKIKSGYTTDADALQNLFAQTGDPVLEHLLRHRDVAKLKSTVDGLLKSVSDDGRIHTTFNQTVAATGRLSSTDPNLQNIPIRTEEGRRIRRAFIVGPGFDQLMTADYSQIEMRIMAHLSGDEALIAAFNSGADFHAATASSVFHVGLTEVTPDQRRKIKAMNYGLAYGLSAFGLSNQLSISTEEARGLMTEYFERFGGVRDYLQDVVRKAGQDGYTATILGRRRYLPDLISDNRQRREMAERMALNAPIQGSAADIIKIAMLRVDEALKSSGLASRMLLQVHDELVFELAPDEREPLEALVRREMGGAYPLSVPLEVSVGVGRDWNGADH, from the coding sequence GTGAGCGACGACGCCCAGACCCCCCGCCTGCTGCTGCTCGACGGCCACTCGCTGGCCTACCGGGCCTATTTCGCGCTGCCGGTGGAGAACTTCAGCACCCAGACCGGTCAGCACACCAACGCGGTGTTCGGCTTCACGTCGATGCTCATCAACATGCTGCGCGACGAGAAGCCGACACACATCGTCGTGGCCTTCGACGTCTCCCGGGTCTCCTTCCGCACCGAGAAATACGCGGACTACAAGGCCGGCCGGTCCGAGACGCCACAGCCTTTCCAGGGTCAGGTCAGCCTGATCAAGGAGGTGCTGGAGGCACTGCGCATCCCCGTGGTGGAGAAGCCGGGCTACGAGGCCGACGACGTGATCGGCACTCTCGCCACCCAGGCGCGCGAGGCCGGCATGGAGGTCGTCATCTCCACCGGCGACCGCGACGCGTTCCAGCTCGCCACCGAGCACGTCACGATCCTCTACCCGGTGCGCGGCGTCTCCGAGGTCTGGCGCATGACGCCCGAGGCGATCGAGGCGAAATACTTCGTGCCACCCCACCGCTACCGGGACAAGGCCGCCCTGGTCGGCGAGACCAGCGACAACCTGCCCGGCGTGCCCGGTGTGGGCGACAAGACCGCCGCCAAGTGGATCAATGAGTTCGGCGGGCTGGACGGCATCGTCGCCAACGTCGACAAGATCAAGGGCAAGGCGGGGGAGAACCTGCGCGCCCACCTCGCCAACGTGTTGCGCAACTACGAGATCAACGCGCTGGTCTGCGACCTGGAGCTGCCGCTGCGCCCCGAGGACGTGCGCTGGCAGGGGTGGGATCGCGAGGCCGTGCACAGCGTCTTCGACGCCCTGGAGTTCCGGGTGCTGCGCGAGCGGCTGTATTCGTATCTGGAGGCGGTCGAGCCCGAGGCCGAGTCCGGCTTCGACCTCGACGGGCAGGTCCTGCGCTCCGGCGCTGTGGCCGGCTGGCTGGGTGAGCACGCCCGCCTCGCCCCGGTCGGCGTCGCGGTCACCGGCACGTTCGGCCGCGGCACCGGCACACTCACCGGCATCGCCGTCGCCACCGGCGACGGTCCGGCCGCGTGGTTCGATCCGACCGCCCTCGACGAGGCCGACGAGCGTGCCGTTTCCGACTGGCTCGCCGACCCGGAGCGACCCAAGGTGATCCACGACGGCAAGCCGGCCCGGCTCGCCTTCCAGGCGCACGGCTGGCAGCTGGCCGGTGTCGTCACCGACACCGCGCTCGCGGCCTACCTGGCCAAGCCTGACCAGCGGGCCTACGACCTGACCGACCTGGCGCTGCGCTATCTGAAGCGCGAGCTGCGCGTCGAGGAGCCGCAGAGCGGCCAGCTCACCCTCGACGGCCTCGGCGACGACCAGGGCGCCGTCGAGGAGAGCGTGATGCTCCGCGCTCGCGCCACCCTCGACCTGGCCGACGTGCTGACCGCCGAGCTCTCCCGCGACGGCGGCGAGTCCCAGCGCCTGCTCGCCGAGGTGGAGCAGCCGCTGTCGGTGGTCCTCGCCGAGATGGAGCGGCGCGGCATCGCCGCCGACACGGAGTATCTGTCGGAGCTGGAGGCGCACTTCGCCGCCGAGGTGAAGGCGGCGCAGCAGGCGGCCCACGAGGTCGTCGGCCGCGAGTTCAACCTCGGCTCGCCCAAGCAACTCCAGGAGATCCTCTTCGTCGAGCGCGGCCTGCCCAAGACCAAGAAGATCAAGTCGGGGTACACAACAGACGCCGACGCCCTGCAGAACCTCTTCGCCCAGACCGGCGACCCGGTCCTGGAGCACCTGCTGCGCCACCGCGACGTGGCCAAGCTGAAGTCGACGGTCGACGGCCTGCTCAAGTCGGTCTCCGACGACGGCCGCATCCACACCACGTTCAACCAGACCGTCGCCGCGACTGGCCGGCTGTCCTCCACCGACCCCAACCTGCAGAACATCCCGATCCGCACCGAGGAGGGCCGCCGGATCCGTCGCGCCTTCATCGTCGGTCCCGGTTTCGACCAGCTGATGACGGCCGACTACAGCCAGATCGAGATGCGAATCATGGCGCACCTCTCCGGCGACGAGGCTTTGATCGCCGCTTTCAACTCCGGCGCCGACTTCCACGCCGCCACTGCCTCGTCGGTCTTCCACGTCGGCCTCACCGAGGTCACCCCCGACCAGCGCCGCAAGATCAAGGCGATGAACTACGGCCTGGCGTACGGTTTGAGCGCCTTCGGCCTCTCCAACCAGCTGAGCATCTCCACCGAGGAGGCGCGCGGCCTGATGACGGAGTATTTCGAGCGCTTCGGCGGCGTCCGCGACTACTTGCAGGACGTGGTCCGCAAGGCCGGCCAGGACGGCTACACCGCCACCATCCTCGGCCGCCGCCGCTACCTTCCCGACCTGATCAGCGACAATCGCCAGCGCCGCGAAATGGCCGAACGGATGGCGCTCAACGCCCCCATCCAGGGCTCCGCCGCCGACATCATCAAAATCGCGATGCTGCGCGTCGACGAGGCCCTGAAGAGTTCCGGCCTGGCCTCCCGCATGCTCCTCCAGGTCCACGACGAGCTGGTCTTCGAACTGGCCCCCGACGAGCGCGAGCCGCTGGAGGCCTTGGTCCGCCGCGAGATGGGCGGCGCTTACCCGCTGTCCGTCCCGCTGGAAGTCTCGGTAGGCGTAGGCCGAGACTGGAACGGCGCCGACCACTGA
- a CDS encoding ArsR/SmtB family transcription factor yields MDVPQAGALAGGFKALGDPVRLRLLSMIASAPEGEICVCDLSAAFPLTGPTISHHLRILREAGLVDSARRGTWVYYRPVPANLARLAGLLDIGRRQAASRTSRAH; encoded by the coding sequence CTGGACGTGCCACAGGCCGGGGCGCTGGCGGGCGGTTTCAAGGCCCTGGGCGACCCCGTCCGGCTGCGACTGCTCTCGATGATCGCGTCGGCTCCCGAGGGCGAGATCTGCGTCTGCGACCTCAGCGCAGCATTCCCGCTGACCGGCCCGACGATCTCGCATCACCTGCGGATCCTGCGCGAGGCCGGCCTGGTCGACAGCGCTCGCCGCGGCACCTGGGTCTACTACCGACCGGTCCCGGCCAACCTGGCCAGACTCGCCGGTCTGCTCGACATCGGCCGCCGGCAAGCAGCATCCCGGACTTCCCGCGCCCACTGA